In a genomic window of Corynebacterium lizhenjunii:
- a CDS encoding S1 family peptidase, protein MLRMSRLKKVLVGSAFAGAFLFAAPAAGADELPAPVIDSAGFLNGVRADLAKLGVATAPVDQAVTEGIDQALGAAAHRVAQATGIIAEPITPAQPAAPANSVTPANSATPAAAQADYQTAPGQQGHPGQPLTNPEPLGLAQLERATQPDFKPQVADPNYVFKNDLFSKIAAGKPMADFVLHRVPGSYFDAPRIPEESNQALGRGNSLYGPGTPIYVGQNSMCTLTAAGYDNAGNKVGLTAGHCAEPGEQVLSADSWQVGPTGTVVDKNAYLDYAVIQFNDKAEISNSYNGVTAHAVGGTARPGDVACKHGVATGTTCGMVYTQGSEKQFNQVCAMMGDSGAPLMKNGAVIGAISGGVGPISCRTPWQGALHVPSTATTMDSIVADLNRRGGVGAGFRLQP, encoded by the coding sequence ATGCTTCGTATGTCGCGCCTAAAGAAGGTCTTAGTGGGTTCGGCCTTCGCAGGTGCGTTTCTTTTTGCGGCTCCGGCCGCAGGCGCTGATGAGCTCCCAGCGCCAGTCATTGATTCCGCGGGGTTTTTAAATGGGGTGCGGGCAGACTTGGCCAAGCTCGGCGTGGCCACTGCTCCGGTGGACCAGGCGGTCACCGAAGGTATCGACCAGGCTCTGGGCGCTGCCGCGCACCGCGTGGCTCAGGCCACCGGCATAATTGCTGAGCCGATAACTCCCGCACAGCCAGCGGCCCCCGCCAACTCCGTCACCCCGGCCAACTCCGCCACCCCGGCTGCTGCCCAGGCGGACTACCAGACCGCACCGGGCCAGCAGGGCCACCCCGGCCAACCGCTGACCAACCCGGAACCGTTGGGTCTGGCCCAGCTGGAGCGGGCCACGCAGCCGGACTTCAAGCCGCAGGTTGCAGACCCGAACTACGTGTTCAAAAATGATCTGTTCTCCAAGATTGCTGCGGGCAAGCCCATGGCAGATTTTGTGCTGCACCGGGTGCCGGGATCCTACTTTGATGCCCCGCGGATTCCGGAGGAATCCAATCAGGCATTGGGCCGCGGCAACTCCCTGTATGGTCCGGGTACCCCGATCTATGTGGGGCAAAACTCCATGTGCACGCTGACTGCGGCTGGCTATGATAATGCTGGCAATAAGGTCGGACTGACTGCTGGCCACTGCGCCGAGCCAGGCGAGCAGGTACTTTCTGCTGACTCTTGGCAGGTTGGCCCCACGGGCACCGTGGTGGATAAGAACGCCTACCTGGATTATGCCGTTATTCAGTTCAACGACAAGGCAGAGATCAGCAACTCCTACAACGGGGTTACCGCGCACGCCGTGGGCGGTACCGCCCGCCCGGGTGATGTTGCCTGCAAGCACGGTGTGGCTACTGGCACCACCTGCGGCATGGTTTACACCCAGGGTTCTGAAAAGCAGTTCAACCAGGTCTGCGCCATGATGGGTGACTCTGGTGCGCCGCTGATGAAGAATGGTGCCGTCATTGGCGCTATTTCCGGCGGCGTGGGCCCGATTTCCTGCCGTACCCCCTGGCAGGGTGCCCTGCATGTGCCTTCGACGGCAACCACCATGGATTCCATCGTGGCTGATTTGAACCGTCGTGGTGGGGTGGGGGCAGGTTTCCGCCTGCAGCCCTAA
- a CDS encoding NADP-dependent oxidoreductase, with product MKSAQLLAYDKKNIELTLREAPQPVAGPGQALVRVHAAGVNPLDNMISRGEVKLITPYSLPLIAGNEVVGTIEELHSPSAQFEVGERVFARLPLDSIGAFAEYIAVDLDALAKVPARYSDIEAAAIPLTALTAVQSLALMAPAAGETIFISGGSGGLGAMAIPLAKAQGLNVITNGSASNRERVLALGADRYLDYRTEDYAELLHGVDYVLDSLGGEETVRQMGILKPGGHMVSLRALPNGAFAKRMGLSKFKQLLFSLAGRKLDRLAARHNVRYDFLFVESNGAQLQHAADLLVKDGITPAIDAVFSLDEVNQALDKVANGRSKGKTVLTIAKEL from the coding sequence ATGAAATCTGCACAATTACTTGCATACGACAAGAAGAACATCGAGCTGACACTGCGCGAGGCACCCCAGCCGGTTGCAGGTCCTGGCCAGGCTCTGGTGCGCGTGCACGCCGCTGGAGTCAATCCACTGGACAACATGATTTCTCGCGGCGAAGTCAAACTCATCACCCCATATTCACTCCCCCTTATCGCCGGTAATGAGGTAGTAGGCACCATCGAGGAACTACATTCCCCGTCTGCCCAATTCGAGGTTGGTGAGCGCGTATTTGCCCGCCTACCACTAGATAGCATTGGTGCCTTCGCTGAGTACATCGCAGTCGACCTCGACGCATTAGCCAAGGTTCCGGCCCGCTACAGCGACATCGAAGCCGCAGCCATACCGCTTACGGCACTAACTGCCGTACAGTCCCTAGCGCTAATGGCACCTGCTGCCGGGGAAACGATTTTTATCTCCGGCGGCAGTGGCGGTCTAGGAGCTATGGCGATCCCGCTAGCTAAAGCCCAGGGGCTTAATGTCATCACCAATGGCTCTGCCAGCAACCGGGAGCGCGTATTGGCCCTTGGAGCTGATCGCTACCTTGATTACCGCACCGAGGATTACGCCGAGCTATTGCACGGCGTGGACTATGTCCTAGACAGCCTGGGCGGTGAGGAAACAGTGCGCCAGATGGGCATCCTAAAGCCCGGTGGTCACATGGTGTCTCTACGTGCTTTGCCAAATGGTGCCTTTGCCAAGCGCATGGGCCTTTCCAAGTTCAAACAACTCCTCTTCAGCCTAGCCGGTAGGAAGCTAGACCGCTTAGCCGCCCGCCACAACGTCAGGTACGACTTCCTCTTTGTTGAGTCCAACGGTGCCCAACTCCAGCACGCTGCCGACCTACTGGTTAAGGACGGCATCACCCCCGCCATCGACGCCGTCTTTAGCCTCGACGAGGTAAACCAGGCCCTCGACAAGGTGGCCAATGGCCGCTCCAAAGGCAAGACCGTCTTGACCATTGCAAAGGAACTCTAA
- a CDS encoding aspartate:alanine exchanger family transporter codes for MSTVAAYLSAQPILLVCLIFGAGMALGSIRVRSISMGAAAVLFLGIAVSAWAAALGVDATLPPLLGTLGLVLFAFGIGNNSGVTFFQSLRTATWPVLSMLGVFALAAAAAWALGTWAFGLDIAVIAGTFAGAVTNTPALAAAADATGQAGPATVGYAVAYLFGVIGMLVATTWVLRSAGEDDDTTAEVTTVHIQVTRAEGISIAQLLSLGDSEVQVTRLRRVGHNEIVIPKYLDHLEPGDVITVVGSPEYLNLITRTAGRESPQILSDDRHELDFRRITVSEHALAGMTVAQLNNELSTRWGARISRIRRADEDQVAMPDLMVELGDRVRVVGPAAAFEEISTYLGDSAKGLTDINPIGLGLGLALGYFLGHVPVPLPGGSSFTLGAAAGVLLVALVMGRLGRVGSLITALPHSANTVLAEFGLLLFLAQAGTNAGGQIAGAFTGGAWVKILLLGAIVTTIVAVGVAVTMRRALRMGATKTAGVLAGAQTQPAVLAFANTRTNSDPRVSLGYAMVYPAAMIAKILITHAITLLG; via the coding sequence ATGAGCACCGTAGCGGCTTACCTATCCGCCCAACCCATCTTGCTGGTCTGTCTCATCTTCGGCGCCGGCATGGCGCTGGGAAGTATCCGGGTGCGTTCCATCAGCATGGGGGCTGCCGCCGTCCTCTTCCTGGGCATAGCGGTCTCCGCCTGGGCTGCCGCCCTGGGGGTTGATGCCACCTTGCCGCCCCTGCTGGGCACTTTGGGCTTAGTACTTTTTGCCTTCGGTATTGGCAACAACTCTGGCGTGACCTTTTTCCAGTCACTACGCACCGCCACATGGCCAGTGCTTTCCATGCTGGGGGTGTTTGCGCTGGCCGCCGCAGCCGCGTGGGCGCTGGGGACTTGGGCCTTCGGGCTAGACATTGCCGTTATTGCCGGTACCTTTGCGGGTGCAGTAACCAATACTCCCGCTTTGGCTGCGGCTGCCGATGCCACCGGCCAGGCCGGCCCTGCCACCGTTGGCTATGCGGTGGCCTACCTTTTCGGGGTCATCGGCATGCTAGTGGCAACCACCTGGGTGCTGCGCAGCGCCGGTGAGGATGACGACACCACGGCCGAGGTGACCACGGTGCATATCCAGGTCACCCGTGCCGAAGGCATTTCCATTGCGCAACTGTTGAGTCTGGGCGATAGTGAAGTCCAAGTCACGCGGCTGCGGCGCGTAGGGCACAACGAGATTGTTATTCCGAAGTATCTGGACCACCTGGAGCCTGGGGATGTTATCACCGTGGTGGGTTCGCCAGAATATCTTAACCTCATTACGCGCACAGCCGGGCGGGAGTCCCCACAAATTTTGAGCGATGACCGGCATGAACTGGACTTTCGGCGCATTACGGTCTCTGAGCACGCGTTGGCGGGCATGACGGTAGCGCAGCTGAATAATGAGTTGTCCACGCGCTGGGGCGCGCGGATCTCGCGTATTCGCCGCGCGGACGAAGACCAGGTGGCCATGCCGGATTTGATGGTCGAGCTTGGCGATAGGGTCCGCGTGGTGGGCCCAGCGGCTGCCTTTGAGGAGATCTCGACCTACTTGGGGGACTCCGCCAAGGGGCTAACGGATATCAATCCCATCGGTCTGGGCCTGGGCCTGGCTCTGGGCTACTTCCTGGGCCATGTGCCAGTTCCCCTACCCGGCGGCAGCTCCTTTACTTTGGGTGCCGCCGCAGGCGTGCTGCTGGTAGCACTGGTCATGGGCCGGCTGGGCCGCGTGGGCTCGTTGATAACGGCCCTGCCGCATTCCGCTAATACTGTGCTGGCGGAGTTCGGCCTGCTGCTTTTCCTCGCCCAGGCCGGGACCAATGCCGGTGGCCAGATCGCCGGGGCGTTTACCGGCGGGGCCTGGGTGAAGATTCTGCTGCTGGGCGCAATTGTGACCACCATCGTGGCCGTTGGGGTTGCCGTGACCATGCGGCGTGCGCTGCGCATGGGTGCCACCAAAACCGCCGGGGTGCTCGCCGGCGCCCAGACCCAACCGGCCGTGTTGGCCTTCGCCAACACCCGCACCAATTCCGATCCGCGCGTGAGCCTGGGCTATGCCATGGTCTACCCCGCTGCCATGATTGCCAAAATCCTCATCACGCATGCCATAACCCTCCTGGGGTAG
- the hisN gene encoding histidinol-phosphatase: MGKHKEDLGVALELAGLADQLTMSRFEAADLNVKEKPDMTPVSDADLACEKLLRAELAKARPQDQILGEEFGGELSLQGRQWVIDPIDGTKNFVRGVPVWATLIALLEDGKPIVCVISAPALRRRWFACEGSGAFRVFGGERRRLRVSAVSQLADASVAISSLSGWAEAGVREQLIALTDSAWRLRGYGDFWNYCLLAEGAVDVAVEPEVSLWDLAAPCLLVQEAGGTFTNRAGEPGPHGGSAIATNGALHASVLEHLKSTS; the protein is encoded by the coding sequence GTGGGTAAGCACAAAGAAGACCTCGGAGTAGCGCTGGAGTTAGCCGGTCTAGCAGACCAGCTGACCATGTCCCGCTTTGAGGCTGCAGACCTCAACGTCAAGGAAAAACCGGACATGACCCCGGTCTCAGATGCGGATTTAGCCTGCGAGAAGCTCCTGCGCGCCGAGCTAGCTAAGGCCCGCCCGCAGGATCAGATCCTGGGCGAGGAATTTGGCGGTGAGCTTTCCCTGCAGGGCCGCCAGTGGGTCATCGACCCCATTGACGGCACCAAGAACTTCGTCCGCGGCGTGCCGGTATGGGCCACCCTCATTGCCCTCCTCGAGGACGGCAAGCCCATCGTGTGCGTGATTTCTGCCCCCGCGCTGCGCCGCCGCTGGTTTGCCTGCGAGGGCTCCGGTGCCTTCCGCGTTTTTGGTGGGGAACGCCGCCGCCTGCGGGTTTCTGCAGTCTCCCAGCTTGCCGATGCCTCCGTGGCCATCAGCTCCCTGTCCGGCTGGGCGGAAGCCGGTGTGCGCGAGCAGCTCATTGCTCTTACAGACTCCGCCTGGCGCCTGCGCGGCTATGGTGACTTCTGGAACTACTGCTTGCTGGCTGAAGGCGCAGTAGACGTCGCCGTCGAACCTGAGGTCTCCCTGTGGGACCTCGCTGCTCCGTGCCTGCTGGTCCAAGAGGCCGGCGGTACCTTTACTAACCGGGCCGGTGAGCCGGGCCCCCACGGCGGTTCCGCCATTGCCACCAATGGTGCGTTGCACGCGAGCGTGCTCGAGCACCTTAAGTCCACCTCCTAG
- a CDS encoding inositol monophosphatase family protein, whose product MTTQPSLSEMTAALTKTFIVAHADDTDAHLAQALVYNAGRWAWRLREQGLSVEKKSSVSDVVTDADRAAEQFVADVLAAVRPEDGIVGEEGTARKSSSGRVWHIDPVDGTYNFASGCDYWCCALSLSDTSGVLLGAVHRPAMGYTWCGGKDLPTTRDGQEVSMQSGTSAQLSLATYLHPTSVADANIAGAWQRVASRFATVRMLGAGSIDLASVADGTWGAWMQHSVAEWDWLPGKALIEANGGVARRVTAGGVEWSLAGNAAVVEEMEEALRG is encoded by the coding sequence ATGACTACACAGCCCTCTTTATCAGAGATGACTGCCGCTTTAACAAAGACCTTCATCGTCGCCCATGCCGATGATACTGATGCGCACCTGGCCCAAGCCCTGGTCTATAACGCCGGCCGCTGGGCCTGGCGCCTGCGGGAGCAGGGGCTAAGCGTGGAGAAGAAGTCTTCGGTCTCCGATGTGGTCACGGATGCCGACCGCGCAGCTGAGCAATTTGTGGCCGATGTGCTCGCGGCGGTGCGCCCGGAAGACGGGATCGTGGGCGAAGAAGGCACAGCCCGGAAGTCCAGCTCGGGTCGCGTGTGGCACATTGACCCCGTTGATGGCACCTACAATTTTGCCTCGGGTTGCGATTATTGGTGCTGCGCCCTGTCGCTTTCCGATACCTCCGGGGTCCTCCTCGGTGCCGTCCACCGGCCCGCCATGGGCTATACCTGGTGCGGAGGGAAAGACTTGCCCACCACCCGCGATGGCCAGGAGGTGAGCATGCAATCCGGGACCAGCGCCCAGCTATCCTTGGCCACATACTTGCACCCCACCAGTGTTGCGGATGCCAACATTGCGGGTGCTTGGCAACGGGTAGCTTCCCGCTTTGCCACCGTGCGCATGTTAGGGGCGGGCTCCATTGACTTGGCCAGCGTTGCCGACGGCACCTGGGGTGCATGGATGCAACACAGCGTTGCGGAGTGGGATTGGCTGCCTGGCAAGGCGCTAATTGAAGCAAACGGCGGGGTTGCGCGTAGGGTAACGGCAGGCGGCGTGGAATGGTCCCTTGCTGGAAACGCCGCTGTAGTAGAAGAAATGGAGGAGGCCCTGCGTGGGTAA
- a CDS encoding Rrf2 family transcriptional regulator has protein sequence MDTKFAQAIHMLVFIAETDRVASSQALASSIGTNASHTRKLAGLLKQARLIDSQQGKAGFILLKPTTAITLADIYSAVYPDKQLFAAHTDPNPECPVGKHIGQVLAPTFTRIEQDLEQALGSRTLRDFIAELYDAARG, from the coding sequence ATGGACACCAAGTTCGCCCAAGCCATCCACATGCTGGTCTTTATCGCAGAGACCGACCGCGTCGCCAGTTCACAGGCACTAGCTAGCAGCATTGGGACAAATGCCAGCCACACCCGCAAACTGGCTGGCTTACTCAAGCAAGCCAGACTCATCGACAGCCAACAAGGAAAAGCAGGGTTTATCCTGCTCAAACCCACCACCGCCATCACCTTGGCAGACATCTACTCAGCCGTTTACCCCGACAAGCAGCTCTTTGCTGCACACACCGACCCAAACCCCGAGTGTCCGGTGGGAAAGCACATCGGCCAGGTCCTCGCCCCCACCTTCACCCGCATAGAACAAGACTTAGAGCAAGCTTTGGGAAGCCGAACCCTCCGGGACTTCATTGCTGAGCTTTACGATGCCGCCCGCGGCTAA